CGGGTTGTTGAATTGGAGGAAGGTCGGGAGCATGCCCTTGCCAAGGATCATGGCGAACGATCCGATGATGCCGACCACAAGCCCGGCACATGCGCCGTTTTTGGTCATCCTCGGCCACCATACGCCCATGACCAGTACCGGGAAGAAGGTGGAAGCCGCGATGGCGAATGCCAGGCCCACGAGGATGGCGATCTGCATGTTTTCGGCCCACAGGCCCAGCGGGATACCCAGAAAACCGACGAAGACCGAGGCCACGCGGGCCACCTTGACGCGGGTGACTTCGGGCATGTTGGGGTTGAAGACGTTGACCACCAGGTCGTGGCCAATGGCTCCGGCACAGGCGATGATCAGCCCGGCCACGGTGGAGAGGATGGCCGCGAAGGCCCCGGCCACCACGATGCCGAGCAGGATCTGGCCGCCGAAGTACGATCCGGCCACGGGCACGGCCAGGTTCTGGCCGTTTTCGGCCAGCCACGCCATCTGGTGCTGGGTGACGCCCAGGGCGTCGCCCTGGAGGTAGATGTAGCGGACCACATGGCCCACATACGGGCTCAGGATGTAGAACATGCCGATGAGAAAGAGCACATAGATGACCGTGCGACGGGCGGCCTTGCCATCGGGAGCGGTGTAAAAGCGCACCAGGATGTGCGGCAGCCCGGCCGTACCGAACATCAGCGCCAGGAGCAGGGAGAGAGTGTCCTTGAGGCTGGTCAGCCAGAAGGCCGGGGCAGTGTACGCCTCTCCGTCGAACATCTTGCCCGTCTCGGGCTCCGGCCCTTTGAAGGAAGCGAGGAACTGCACCACGTCGGTGTAGGTATAGCCCTTGAGCACAAAGGGGATGAAGGCGAGCAGGAACATGGCGCCAAAGAGAATCCAGAACTGGACCAGTTGGTTGACCGTGGTCCCCTTCATCCCGCCCACGGTGACGTAGACAGTGATAATCAGGGTGATGAGGATGATGGCCATGTCATACTCCATGCCCAGGAGCAATCCCATGACCTTGCCCGCGCCGAGCATCTGCGGGGCCATATAGAAGAGGGAGACGAAGAGCACGCCGATGACGCCGAGGACACGGGCCGTCTTGGAGTGGAACCGTTCGGAAACGAAGTCGGGTACGGTGTAGCGGCCGAACTTGCGCAGCGGGCTGGCCAGGAACAGGAGCAGCGCGATGTAGCCCACGAAGAACCCGAGGGCGTAGATGATGCCGTCAAAGCCGTAGAGGAAGGCCACGCCTGCCACACCCAGGAAGGAGGCGGCGGAGAGGTAGTCCGAGGAGATGGCCGAGGCGTTGATGAACGAGTTGACCTTGCGTCCGGCCAGGTAATAGTCGGCCGAAGTTTTCTGTTTACGGAACATCACGGAGGTTATCACCGTGAAGGCCAGCATCAGCCCGATGAGCACCAGGGCGGTGACAGGTATCTGGTATCCGGTTTCCATGATTATTCCCCCTGGGCGATGGTTTCTATCTCGTCCTCAATGGCGTTGGCCTTGCCCACGTACCAGATGAACAGCGCCCAGGTGACGGGATAGACGGCCACCGCGACCAGCCAATAGTGCAGGGGGAAATTGAGGATGTTCACACTGGTGACGGTTTCCTTTGCCAGATAGACCAGCAGGAAGATTCCTATGACAAAGGCGAAGTACGGAATGCCGATGCCAAGTGCGAAGTTGAGTTGTCGTTTTCTGATTCTTTCGATTCGGTCCATGGTGTGCCCCCTTTTGGTTAGCAGGTTTGCCGTTGGGGTCTTTTTAAAGTAGTAATATAGTCCGGGGCATGGCATTTCAGGTAAACGGTCAAACTCGTCCGGTCGCGGGTCCTGAGCTGGTCATCCCTGCGGTTAACGGGTCCATTTTGCCGGTAAACGGTCGCCTGGGCGGCCATGGAGCGCGATGTGAGCGACGAATCCGGGCATTCCCGCTTCCCTGGTCCTAAATTCGAGGCTGTTTTTGGCGCACCCGCCGGGCTAGACCGCGAACTGCTCAGGATGGCTCGCGACGGTAAGCTCGCCGGGCTGCGTAGCACCCGGCGCGACCTTGTGCAGGACTGGCTCGACACCGGGCTCTCCGCCGAACAGACCTGCAAGCGGCTCTCGGCCTACAACCGTTCGGTGATTCAGGCGGTCTTGGAGGCCCACGCCCAGGACGCCCCTTGGCTGCGCCGATGCACTTTTCTCGAATTCGGCTCGGGCGGTCGCGACGAGCAGGTCATCGGTTCGGATCAGGACAATGGGATGATCGTGGCCGAGGGGGTCGATCCTGACGATCTTGAGGACGTGGCCCAGTCCATAGTGGTGGCTTTGGACGGCGCGGGCATTCCCCTGTGCGATGGTGGGGTCATGGTCTCCAACGGGCAGTGGCGAGGTTCCTATGACGATTGGTTGTTGCGGCTCACGGGCTGGCTTTCCAATCCGGCTGAAAAGGGGGCGTGGCAGTCGGGATTGATCCTCGACTTTCGCGGCCTCTTCGGCTCTCCCGAAGAGGCGGATAAGCTGCGTGAGCGGCTGTGGGAATACGTCCGCACCAAGCCCATCGTCCTGTCCCTGCTCATCGGCGAGTTGACGGATTACCGGCTGCCACTGACCATTTTCGGCGCCTTCATCACCGAGCGATCCGGGCCGTGGCAGGGGCATCTCAATATAAAAAACAGTGTGCTGGCCCACCTGACCAACAGTGCCCGCATCCTGACCCTCAAATACAACCTCGGTCCCAGCAACACCTGTGATCGCGTCCGGGCCATGGCCGAGGCCGGGCACGTCTCGGCGGACCATGGCCAACGGCTGTTGGCGGCCTGGGAGTATCTCCAGCGCAAGCGGCTCGAGATCGGCCTGGCGTGCGAGGCCGAGGGCGTGAGGCCGCACAGCCTCGTCAACCCCGCCGCTCTGGATGCCGGAGAACGCGCCCGGCTCAAGGCGGCCATCCAGTCCACCGAGAAGCTGGTGCGTCTGGTTCAGGCCGGGGCCGGACTCTGAGACGGGACGGCGTCAAATTTGCATTCGTCTTGATAAAGTGATGATTCCCTGACGCCCGATCCATCCGAGGACCCTTTTGTGAATGTGCTGATAATCAATCTGACCCGGTTCGGCGATCTTATTCAGACCCAGCCCGTCATTTCGGGGCATGTGGCCCTGGGGCATCGCGTCGGGCTGGTGTGCCTGGAGAATTTTGCCTCGGCTGCCCGTCTGCTCCACGGCGTGGACCGGGTCTTTCCACTGCCGGGCGCCGGCCTGCTGGCCCGGATTGATCAGGATTGGCGGCTGGCCGTCCGCGACATGGCCGCCTTTGCCGCGGATATCCCGGCCTTGTTTCCGGCAGATGTGGTCATCAACCTGACGCCGTCAGTGTCCTCGCGGCTGCTCACCCGCGCCCTGACCCCGGCGGACGCCCGAGTGGCCGGGTTTGGTGTTGACCAGTTCGGATTCAACGCCGACACGTCGTCCTGGGCCGCTTTCCTGCAGATGGCCGGAGCCAATCGCGGAGCCAGCCCATTTAATATTTGCGATATATTCCGGCGCGTGGCCGGGCTGCGCGATGAGGGCAACAGCCTGGTTCTGGCGCGGCCCGATCCGGCGGAGCTGGAACGGGCCGACGACCTGTTGGCCGGGGATCATGGTGCCTGGCAGGGTGGGGGATTCCTGGCCCTGCAGCCGGGTGCCAGCGAGGAGTGCCGCCGTTGGCCTGTGGCTTATTTCGTGGCCCTGGCCCGGCTGGCCAGGGAGCGGCTCGGGCTGGTTCCCGTGCTGCTTGGCAGTTCGGACGAGATCCCTCTTGGCGAGCGGTTTCGAACCGCCTACGAGTCCCCTTGCATTGACCTCATGGGCCGTACATCGCTGACCGGGCTGGCCAGCGTGCTGTCGCGTTGCCGTGCCCTGGTCACCAACGACACCGGCACCATGCACCTGGCCGCCGGTCTGGGCGTGCCGCTGGTGGCTGTGTTCCTGGCCACGGCCCAGCCCTGGGATACTGGCCCCTACCGGCAGGGAAACATTTGCCTTGAGCCTGACTTGCCGTGTCATCCCTGCGGATTCGGCACCGTTTGCCCCCACGACAACGCCTGCCGCAGGACGGTGACGC
This genomic stretch from Pseudodesulfovibrio alkaliphilus harbors:
- a CDS encoding sodium/solute symporter → METGYQIPVTALVLIGLMLAFTVITSVMFRKQKTSADYYLAGRKVNSFINASAISSDYLSAASFLGVAGVAFLYGFDGIIYALGFFVGYIALLLFLASPLRKFGRYTVPDFVSERFHSKTARVLGVIGVLFVSLFYMAPQMLGAGKVMGLLLGMEYDMAIILITLIITVYVTVGGMKGTTVNQLVQFWILFGAMFLLAFIPFVLKGYTYTDVVQFLASFKGPEPETGKMFDGEAYTAPAFWLTSLKDTLSLLLALMFGTAGLPHILVRFYTAPDGKAARRTVIYVLFLIGMFYILSPYVGHVVRYIYLQGDALGVTQHQMAWLAENGQNLAVPVAGSYFGGQILLGIVVAGAFAAILSTVAGLIIACAGAIGHDLVVNVFNPNMPEVTRVKVARVASVFVGFLGIPLGLWAENMQIAILVGLAFAIAASTFFPVLVMGVWWPRMTKNGACAGLVVGIIGSFAMILGKGMLPTFLQFNNPGGFVMIISFLAIYAASKMEIAAKGEAALPHDTKEVMAILHGPEQA
- a CDS encoding sodium/substrate symporter small subunit; this translates as MDRIERIRKRQLNFALGIGIPYFAFVIGIFLLVYLAKETVTSVNILNFPLHYWLVAVAVYPVTWALFIWYVGKANAIEDEIETIAQGE
- a CDS encoding DUF294 nucleotidyltransferase-like domain-containing protein, coding for MSDESGHSRFPGPKFEAVFGAPAGLDRELLRMARDGKLAGLRSTRRDLVQDWLDTGLSAEQTCKRLSAYNRSVIQAVLEAHAQDAPWLRRCTFLEFGSGGRDEQVIGSDQDNGMIVAEGVDPDDLEDVAQSIVVALDGAGIPLCDGGVMVSNGQWRGSYDDWLLRLTGWLSNPAEKGAWQSGLILDFRGLFGSPEEADKLRERLWEYVRTKPIVLSLLIGELTDYRLPLTIFGAFITERSGPWQGHLNIKNSVLAHLTNSARILTLKYNLGPSNTCDRVRAMAEAGHVSADHGQRLLAAWEYLQRKRLEIGLACEAEGVRPHSLVNPAALDAGERARLKAAIQSTEKLVRLVQAGAGL
- a CDS encoding glycosyltransferase family 9 protein → MNVLIINLTRFGDLIQTQPVISGHVALGHRVGLVCLENFASAARLLHGVDRVFPLPGAGLLARIDQDWRLAVRDMAAFAADIPALFPADVVINLTPSVSSRLLTRALTPADARVAGFGVDQFGFNADTSSWAAFLQMAGANRGASPFNICDIFRRVAGLRDEGNSLVLARPDPAELERADDLLAGDHGAWQGGGFLALQPGASEECRRWPVAYFVALARLARERLGLVPVLLGSSDEIPLGERFRTAYESPCIDLMGRTSLTGLASVLSRCRALVTNDTGTMHLAAGLGVPLVAVFLATAQPWDTGPYRQGNICLEPDLPCHPCGFGTVCPHDNACRRTVTPEAVFSALDRLMTGRESDSCPGARVWLTRTGNAGFLDLLSLSGHDQTDRSLWIALQRACYLPFLDGDPLEGATGLGKLLGSAMRADMSNILTSGADLLFLLSRQAMVLAANPRPQAKAKFLASWQRLQNVLSADSRLNILGLLWMFESQQCGDDLGSLMALIERYRALFISLATELA